TGCCAGGGGACTCAGCGATGTTAGAAATAAACTTGGCAGCGCTTActtcatgtatttttcatttatttagtaccCATTCTAATTGAATCAGAATAAAGATGTATTGCAGCTAGCCAGGCCCCCAGCAGACAGAATCAGAAAGCTGGATCTGTGTTCTGTCCTTCATTTAGTTCATGGTACACAATGACTGGAAACTTATTCCTCTGGATGCTGTTCCAGAATTGAAATTCTGACCTCATTTTGAAAAATTGCAGGATTTGCCATCTCTAATCCCCCACTCCAATATGGCCACAGTCTGATGGGGTATCAGAAGTAGCTGCTCCACCTTTACCTGGGAAGGGCCCTTCAATTTCCTATAGATGGACCCACTCCCCAAACTTTGTCCTCACCCCAGTTGATCCCACTTTCCTGACCTGTCTGGTTTCTTTAGCCGTGTATGTTTGCAAGCCTTCAACCATTTCTGCGCATTTCAATTTACAGCCACGGAATCTGAGTTTCAGAGAGGCAGAGCTCCAAAAATTGGAAACGCAGCCTGGATCTCCACCTGACCATACTCTGGTCTCCATCTAGGGGTCTTTGTGGCTGATGAGAATGAAATTGAATCTCTGGCATGAGGCTGCCTCCTGTGGACATATTCCAGCCATTACAGCTGACTCCATGGCCATCCCACCTGGCCATGCTCTAATGAATTGGCCTTACCAATGTTTTTTTAGCCTTTATGTTGTGAAGCCATCTTTGCCTTTCAGAGGACTTTCACAGCTCTTGCATCCTTATTCCAGGGAACTGTATCTTAGGGGCCAAGAACACATGATTTGGAATAAGGAGACTTGGATTCACATCCTAAGGCATGTtatggtgaccttgggcaagttacttaaccttctgggcctccatttccccTCCCTATGAATGAGGGACCATTGTACCTATCTTAAAGATGGCTTACCCAAAGCAACACAGGAGTGGCCTCAggtgctttctgtctctacacaAGACTGTGCTTTGGTTCCTTTTGATAGCAGTGGGGGGGAGTTACAGGACAGTGAGAGACCAAAGCGTGTTGAAAGAGTTACAGTCTTCTTTCATTTCCCAGCAAATGCCATGTCCTGCTGTGTGCAGACAATGTCCACTGTATTCCACTTTGCCTTAAGATGGGATTCCTTTGTTCAGGGCCCACAGTGTACATAGATTTCAGGTCATTATGAGCTGATTATAGACTGCTTACCCATGGCTTGTAGCCACACCTTTGCCACCCCTATGTGATACCTCAAGGGGCCTATACTCCAAAGGACGAGGCATTCTGCTcccacctctttttaaaatttctgtagctGTTAGAATATATGGCGGTTAAGAATGTGAACTTTGGAGCCTCTGGATTTGAagccaagttacttaacttctcaaAGCCTCGGATTccatatgtataaaataagaaCAGCAATACTGATCTCATAGGGTTTGATAAGCTTTAAATGAGTTGATGCATGTAAAACTGGCACATACTGATTTGATAGAACCACGCAAAACTGCTAGGATTTGACCTTAAAAAAACAGTAACATTATAGGGTTCGACCTAACAGTAAGCCCTGAATCAGTGGTAGctcttattattacttttttctcaCTGATATAGAAACTGGAAAGCAGGTAAGCTTTGTTCTCTACCCAAAGGGATGTAATCAGGGGATCTGCACATGACTCGTGGTCTCCTTCCACAGGGTGGGCATGCAGCCTCCCCTTCCTCTACCTTGCCCCTAGCATAGTCTGACAATCCTTCCACTTCTCAGAAGAAGGAAACCTTGTCACCTGCTACTGCAGGGTCCTAGTTCCCACGTAGATGGTCGGGAAGTTGACCAGCTGTCACTTGCATGAACGGAATCAGTAAGATAAAGCACACACGTGTAAGGCTTACAAGCAAGTCCTCAGCAGTTATGGGCTCTCTCTCTGGGCAGGAGCTGGAGTGGTTGCTGGAGATTAACCGGCTCACGCACCGGCTGCTCTGTAAGCACATGACGCTGGACAGCTTTGATGCCATGTTCCGGGAAGCCAATCACAATGTGTCCGCCCCCTACGGCCGCATCACCCTGCATGTCTTCTGGGAACTGAACTTTGACTTTCTCCCCAACTACTGCTACAATGGGTCCACGAACCGGTAAGGGAGTCCCTGTGCAGAGGCGGGTGGGCAGGGGTTGGGAGAGTGACCATGGCCTCTTCCAAACTAGGATCAACACACATGTAAGTGGTTCCTGCAACAGGTGTCTCTCAGCACCTCCTGGGCACAGGCTCTGTGCTCTgtcacttgcctgaggtcacagagctggtTGACAGTTCAATGTGATTAACAATTAGGTCTTCTCATTGAAGAGCTCTTTCTAGTACTGTTCTGAAGTTGCCCATTTGGGTTTTACTGCCCCAGTAAAACATGGGGCATGCCCTGGTGAACAGATACCTTTCTGCCTCTTGAGTCTTCAGACTAGAGGAAGATGTGAGAAATCAAACAATCACATGACAAATGTACCATTATGAACAGTGAATAAGAAGATGAAGGAAAGCCCATAGGGCCATGACAGAGGTAACAGCACCACCTATTTTAGTCCAAAAAGTCATGCAAACCTCAAGCGAGGCTTCCTCTTTGAGGAAGTAATGCTGGAGTTAAGATGCAAAGGATGAGTAGGACTAATTAAGGCAAAAAGGCAGGagaagaatattccaggcaagtaTCTAAGGGTTTCTCTAAGAGGCTGATGAGAGTGAAACTAGTCGGGTGGGAAAGATAACACAGGAACAGATTGTGCAGTACTCTAGAGGCCAGGGCAGGATCGTGCATTTTTATTAAGCATCAAAGAGTTTGAGGAAAGGAGGCGACATCAGATTGTACGCTTGTAcaacttttattacatttttattaacccTGAAAGAGTTTGAGGAAAGGAGGTGACATCAGATTGCATGCTTGTGAGGATATCCACGTATCTGAAAGCATGCAAAACAACATACATTTGCAGAGCACACATGTGCATAACAAGTGGAACTTGCCTCCTGCAGGCTGCACACagccctgggccaggcactgGGGGAGACAAGACCTAATTTCTTTATCCCAACAAAGGCTCATAACCCGGTGGAAGAGGTGAGgcatatatattcacatacaaaaTAGGTATGTAAGGATGCAAAAAAAGGTATTCATCTTCAGGCCTTGTAGGTATCCTTGGGCTTGGCTCAGGCCAGTATTAAATAAGTATGTGTTGAAAGAATGGAACCATATGGGAGATGTGCACAAATCCGCCTGAATCCATACACTAAGTGAGATAgatttccagttctgtaaagattTAGGAGTTTTAACGCTCTTGAGCAGGGAGCAGCAAACTGTGGCTCACAGACCACATCTAGTTGCTGACTGATTTTGTAAAGCCCATGAGCTGTGAATAGTATTAGCACTTTTGGGTGGTTGAGGGGAAAAAGTCCcaagaataataatatttaggTGAAAATGATTTGTAAttgataaagttttattggaactcCGTCGTGCCCATTTGTTTATTACTGTCTGTGGGTGCTTCCATGctgcaacagcagagttgagtactTGCAGGAGAGACTGTCTGGcttgcaaagctgaaaatatttgctGCCTGGCTCTTTTGAGAGTTTGCTGAACTCTGCTCTCGATAAACCAAACTGGAGGTAGAGGAGTGGAGCTCCAGAGAAAGCCTTGTTCACTCTTAACTTTCTTGCCTAGTGTCCTTCTGAGCAGCCACAAGCCCCTGGTTGAGTCCAGGAATCTAGACTGAAGTTTTCCCATCTATGGAAAGGAGACAGTAGTTGAATGGGAAGATGTTGGAAGAGTTTCGTACCTAACCAACAGGGCAGTTGTACCAATGCAAACCTTCACCTGGTCAGGATGCGCTCCTGCTATCTGTGTCCCATGAAGAATATTAGGACCATTTTAACTCTTCCCCATCCCTTTGCTTCTACTAGTTTTGTCCGGACTGCCATTCCTTTCACCCAAGAACCACAACGAGACAAACCTGCCAACGTCCAGCCTTATTACCTCTATGGATCCAAGGTAAGTAGTCCTGCCCTACCCTCCCTAGAAGAGGGTTGGTGacaaaaagcaaatagaaaagtgTCCCTGAATTAGACGAGCATGACGGTGCAGAGTTAAAGGCAGCAatgccaggcacagcggctcatgcctttaatcccagcactttgggagtctgaggcaggtggatactTGAGACcaagaatttgagaacagcctgggcaacatagtaagaccctgtctctacaaaaaaatacatttttttttaaaattagccagacatggcagcatgcaccagcagctacttggaaggctaaggccagaggatcctttgaacccaggagtttgatgctgcagtgagctatgattgtaccatttcactctagcctgggtggcagggtgagactctatctctaaaaagaaagggaaaaggcagCAATGAGAGCCAGGCAGAAACATCTGCGAGTATATGAATCTTTATTTGTTCACAAGTAGCAGGAATAAGGGCAAAAGCAGACCCTGGAGACTGGATGCTGAGTCGGGAAGGCTGAGCGGTCAGGTGAGGATTTACTTCGTTGAGGGGGCAAGGAAATAGGGATGTGGGGcttcttgtcttggcctcccagctCCTGCTGTTTCTCAGTTGATTCATGGCGGTGTCATCCTGTGATTCTGGAATTTTGTCCTCCGTAGACATAAGAGGGTACTTGGAAGGTCTTAGGATGATGCTGGGAAAGTACAGGCATCTTCTCCAGAACAACTAGCCTGGTCAAGGCAGTTTTCTCAAATCGAGGGAAGCTGATTGACAGCATTTGAGGTGGTTCACAGACATGGCATAACGCCATGTCTGTTAAAACTAACACGGATTCACAAAGTAAAAGTAGTACTTCCCTTTTTGATTCTCTTTTCAAACCTTATGCTATATcaagaagaaagacaaatattggtACTAATGTGTCTTTATTACCGCTCCAACACTGGATCTCTTTTTATCAAAGACAGGCAAGTAGGCATGAAGCTCAGAGTCACTGGCAGGCAGTCGAAGCTAAGTCAGATTGAATATTATCTTACTTTCATGATGTTTATTCTTATGTCTGTTCCCTTCTGTTTGTAGCTGGAGGGTGCTGGCTTTTCACTTATGGAATAAGATAAGGCTGTCTTTGAAAATAAGTTTACACTTTAAAATGAGTCAATTTAAAGGAAAGTATTAATAGTAAAGATAattcatggtttaaaaaaatagaaacaggtgGTGTATGATGGCCTAAAATAAGCTTCTCACATTTTTCCAAATAATCCCCTCAAGGGCAGAGGAAACTGGACATCTGCCTTTGCCCAAAAGTGTATCTCAGAGAGCCTACCTGCAACTCAAGCATTTCCTCCAAGTACCGTTGCGTGTCAGTCATGCAGATTTCTGCTTTCTACTTTATAACATATCcatatttgttttaatgttaaaataatgcTTTCCGTTCTTAACTATGTCCCCCGAGTGGACACTGCTGCAGAGATGCCTTGTTTGTACCTTGGCACACCCTGGGGGATACATTTTTCAGCTTGAGAAGCTTTGTCATGGGGCACTCATCCAACCCAGGTGACCCACATGGGAGAGAAATGGGTAGTCTATAGACACGTTTGTACAAAAGACCTACTGTGTGGAGAGCTTTAGGCTACATGATGTGGGCCCTCTCCTCCCCGCTCTTATTCCCTACAATGAGGCAGTGTGGCGAGTTGGTCACCACCCTCCCTCTGTAAGGCACCCACATCAGAGGCATCCTCGTTGACTTCCGGGTCCAGTTCAGCTCCATCTCTGGAGTTCTTGCGTGGCACTTCCACCAGGGGGAGCCCCTGCAGGTCTTCCTCCCTCTGACCCAGAGCTTGGACCTCCTCTGGCCATCTCACCAACCCATTGGCCTCCTCCATCTGGCCAGCTCTGTAAGACCATCGTGGCTCATGGTAGCGGACACACCAGAACTGGAGACAGATGAAGGCCAAGACGGCTGTGAAGCAGGCCAGTAGAATGGCCATCAACACCCAAAGGGAGATTTGGGGGTCCACCAGCGAGCTTCCAGCAGCCAGTGGACTCTTATCCAGGGTGTGGAACATGGTGCAGTAGTGCCTGTGAGGGAAGGCAGCCTTCTTACAGCTGATGCACAGGAAGTAGAAAGTGGAAGGGGCGAGATGTTCCAGCACAACGGAGCTGATCGTTCGAGGCACCTTCTCCTCGTGGTGGAAGCTGTAGCGAAGATAGCCAGAGAAGATGCTGTTCCAGGTGGGCCTATACATGATATGGTAATAGTCCTCCAGGCAGGGCTCCGAGGGCGACCAGGAGATGATGGCTCCTGTATGAGAAATGTTCCCAACCTCGATGTTCATCCCGATTCTGGAACCAGAATCAAAGTGAAGAGTGACATCCCCCGATTTAAGTATGTACTTATAATCATAGCCACCATTTATTGCACATTTAAGACGGGCACGCCTATTGCCCTCATCTTACAGACAAAGCAGTGGAGGCTGAGAGGTTCTGTTATTTAGGCATAGCAAAGAAAAGGCAGGACAGAAGTTAAAACCGATGCCGTCCCATGTCAAAGTTGGTGGCCTTCGGGCCTAAAGAGACATGCACCCATATAATCCCAGCCACATCTCACCCTTGCTGAAATCCTTCACATAACAACATCTTTCTCAtccctttaagaaaaaagaagaaaaggtaagGAGAAATCAATAGAACCTCAGAGGCTCCACCTTCATCCTCAGGTTTGTGACCTCCCCTCAGGCAATTGATTCACCTAAATTTTCCTTCTTGACCTCCTGTTTCTGCTTCAAGTACTGTGAGCTTCGTGATCTAGAACATTCTGCCCACTGCTTTTTTTTAGCCTCCTGGTTCTGTTGCCTATGGTGAGTGGAAATTTGCTTCATCACCCTTTGGCAGCTGATTTCACCCCAAAGCTTCTGCTCCtgttttgttcgtttgtttttttaaagccagcGGTTTTAAAAACCAGGAAATTTATTTCATAGGTGAAAATAGTCAGCCCCTAATATCAGCATAACTACCGCTATTTAATTCTGCCGGTATTATGAATGTTAATCATGGTAACCACTCACAGAAAGTGCTTGCTATGTCATGGGTCATGCGAGATGATTCACAGACAGTAATTAATTTCCTTTATTCTTCCTCACACCCTCTGAGCTcaattcccattttatggatgagcaacCGGATGTCATGCCGCTAATAGAGAGAAAGACTCAAAGCCGCTTAACCACTGTACTTCCTAATGCAGGGCTGCTGGGTTTAGTTACAGACGCTATAGCAAAGTGAGGTGCCAGGGCTGAGACCCAGTTGCTGTTTTTCAAGGCAAATCAAATGAGCCCTCTTCACATTGCCAGGCCCCACTTTGATAAGACAGAGCCATCTTCAAGTA
This Callithrix jacchus isolate 240 chromosome 2, calJac240_pri, whole genome shotgun sequence DNA region includes the following protein-coding sequences:
- the FNDC9 gene encoding fibronectin type III domain-containing protein 9, whose protein sequence is MNIEVGNISHTGAIISWSPSEPCLEDYYHIMYRPTWNSIFSGYLRYSFHHEEKVPRTISSVVLEHLAPSTFYFLCISCKKAAFPHRHYCTMFHTLDKSPLAAGSSLVDPQISLWVLMAILLACFTAVLAFICLQFWCVRYHEPRWSYRAGQMEEANGLVRWPEEVQALGQREEDLQGLPLVEVPRKNSRDGAELDPEVNEDASDVGALQREGGDQLATLPHCRE